The region taatgtgTAATGTATAATAGCAAAATTCTGAAAAGTCCTTCAATTTtctatagtttttataaacaaaaaccagatttacaaatatttattgtgtACAAATAGTAACCTGTTAAAGCTTTCATGCAAAAATAAGCTTGAGCAATCAGTGGCGGATACAAAGGAGGGGTTGGGGGTAAAGggtttttttacaattactatttttcattatactagttataattactatttattagCCAATTACTACAGTTACtattacaaaaactatttacaactttttttttccaaatctaaaactatttcatagcattacaaaaaatatctattgttgcatttctaacatttttactttgtagaagaaaaacaatgaaagtttctaaacattttaatgtGATCATCTATTAGGGGAGAGttgccttaattggaacactttaggaaaaaatatttattaaccaaagatggcttaactatgaaaacatttatgaattaaataatatagatataCAACCCTACTATGCTTTTATTAATGATTCGACTCTATTGATCGCACCCTTATTGGatataaactttgatttttcaagGCACCATTTTGTTCCAATAAAGGCAACTGGTCTCCTTGAATGGAACACATATATTCTTTAATTAGAACAGTtctaatatttgaataaattacaGCTATAAAACTTATGGCTCAAaggaaaaattaattgattagctttttaataaaagatatttaaaagatataataacaaataaaaattacaacaaatatttaatcCTTTTTTCGCAATTCATAAGTCTTTTTTTCTTGCAGCTTCTGCACTTGGGATGGTAGTGGTGATATGTGGTGTGCTGTGGTGGCGATGGTGATTTTACTTGATGTGCTCAATTTCATTTGGTCCATGGTGATTGAGTCAAGTGCTATTTGCTTTCCTGTGGTTTTTGCAATAGTTTGGCAGTTATTGGATTTAGTGtgagctttttttttgtagattttttaatttgtttggaAGCTATTTGATTTAGTGTGTGCTTTTGATTTCTTGGTGTAATTTCTAGAGCACGTCTATATGGGGAGCTTGTAAGATCAGCCGCCTGAGTTGTTCGTgatcttctttttttgttttttacttcaAGTGAAACCACTGGCAAAAGAGACAAAGTTGAAACTGAAacaagacattttaattttttttcacttgattTATCTGTAGATAGTTTTGTCATCCCATCTATACTTTCAGATGACTGAAGATTGTTTGAAGGATCAACATCAGTAAATGAAGAGGCTGTAAAATCAGAATCAGTGAATACATTTATGTCCAAAGGCCACAACCCACTAGCCTGAAATCCTTTCATAGCAATTCTCAATGATGCTGCCTGACTATATGCGTCACCAAATAATTCTGCAACTTGCCAAGTTGTTACTGGTTGTGATATGTGACCGCATCCATTTTCGCATAGCTTCATCATAGTATGTACCAAGTGGTCCAAAGAACGCAACGTCTAATGGTTGCAGTCTGTGTGTAGTATGGGGAGGTAGTGATACCATACGCACTCCAGCATTTCGTGCTAGATATATCGCTgccaaattttttgaatgtgtAACATGACCATCAAGTATCAACAAaacttttgattgttttaaagGTTTAACAACTTTAATGAAATGATTGAGCCAATCTAAAAAACCTTCATTTGACATCCATCCTTTCTCTTGAGTACTAAATACAGTTCCTGGAGGTGCACCATTTGTTATTTCTGGCTTCATtcttttgtgtttatatattaacattggTGGAACATAAAATCCTGCTGCAGATACACAAACTACAGCTGTTACTGAATTTCCTCGTTCACTACTAGTCATAATTCCAACTCGTTTTTTGCCCCTTgcactaataatttttatctgaCCATCTTGTACTGTTGATAAACTAGTTTcatccatattttttttttcctgccattcgtgtttgtttgttaaaattatgtGTGATGTTGTTAGCTTCCGCAATATCAAATGCTAGACGACGAAGATCATCATTCCTTAATCCAAAGTACATTGATTCTAATAATAAACAGTGATCAGCTAGTTCTGTTTCAATTTCATTAGGTAAGGTGGTAAGTCGACCATGAAATTTCACATTTGCAACagcaactttgtttttttcatttatatgcCTTGACAAAGTTGCTTTTGGAATACAAAATTCATAAGCGGCTTAATTTAAGCTGATTTCTCCTTGTTTTATTGCTTCAACAGcctttttcaagttttctacTTTCCATTTTCCATATTTTCGTGGTGTTTGcatctaaaataaaagcaaattacTATGAAGATACATAAGGAGagttttataatcttattacaggcttttttttcatatatttatttgttattcatATATGATTAAGTTAATTATATACTCAttatataatcattatttttcatcatttttgtttagttaatcattaactatatacatcaaaatctatataaactatataaagtttgcaactttatatattaacttcTATATACAGTAAAAAACTTATGCTGGGTATATACTTTATGTTCTCTTACAAGTTTATCCGTTAAATagaaatgtataacttttgtaaaacttttacattttattttttactaaaagataaaatgatttgttaattaaagtatACGATGTTTACAATCAACTTTATATCCTTAGACTAAACTTTagactatgaaaaaaattttgtgaaaaatcaTTTCATACTTTAAAGCAAGACTAAATACCAATTccaaaaaagcaacaaatgTCTAACAATAATACTATGTCTATAAAAGAAATTcgctttaaaaaatattatacagtCGGACTAATGAAATTTTCTGATAATTCGGACGTCAAGTAGCGTGTTATGAGATGACATCGTTTCAATTACGGCAACTTTTGAAGTTCCATTCTGGGCAACATAGGACCATGGTGTTGTGgcaaaatatttacatacaaGTAACAACTTACGCTATAAGCTCTTAATATCACATAGACTTAAAACccttaaagtttaaaattttaaaaaaattatcatcaaaCTCAATATCGTTAAGCTTCTGTAATCGTTTAAATGCAACGATAAAATTAGAtcgcaaaaatttttttctttaaaaaaaagtaattttattcaCATACGTgcagtttttaagtttaaatactagaagtttcaaaaaataaagaaaattattttctttacaagaaaaaatattcatgaAAGTAGAATATGTTCCAGTTTCTAAATAAAGCtaagtgttccaattaaggaGCTGTTCCAATTTCGGCAACTCTCCCCTATATAATTCATTCTATTATATAATTAGatagcaataaaaaacaataaaaatactatcgttctattttgaaaatttttttaaactctattaaaaacattcaaaaaaaaatatagatttggttttaatggtaaatttttttttttaatttaattttaatttctagtatagttaatatacgcgattttgattttgagttaaaatttcaataaaaaagtatttattcttCAGCAATTAAAGTTGTAAcactttaatttatattacacttatatacactatatacacttatattcagttttatttaaataaagatacgaagaatttttttttatagtaactGAATGAATTTCTTATGgtttagatttatatttagaaaacgaaagtgttttaattattattattttgaataaataaataacaaatgatttttactattttaaatgaaattatttttattagcaacAATGACCAACAGAGTTAAGAAGACAAAAGAGGCTCTTTAGATAACTATTTTGTCAAAAGAATTAAAGTTCTACCAACACAGGACCATGCTGGTCCTATCGTTTTGCCTTTATCTTTGGTGTCTTCATCCGAACGATTTAATTGCGCATTTTTTGGCGGGGctgaaaataatcaaattacaATGAAACTTAGTCCTTTTTCTAGAGAACCTGAACTTGGTATGAATGCTGCTAATTTTACAAGTAAAACTAATGCAAAAATTGATACCTGTTTGCCTATAAACATTGGGGTATTTTTAACACCTCAGGTAACTGAACAAGGTAAATACCGAATATTGATATCTCAGTGGAATGAACAGGATTCTTTAACAAAGGCCGCAttactaaaaaatgcaatatctgAGCCCTTATTTGTAATAACACTTTGTTCATTAACCAATATGTTAAATACCACAACGTCTTTAGGTAAggctcttcaaaaaaaattattggatagGGAATATGTCAAAACTGTTCTTAAACATACCATAAAGATTGTAAATAAAAGATGACAGAATGACGAAAACTTTAATGCTATATTTATGACTGCATCAAAGTTACTAGAAGACTTAGGTTTAAAAATCAAGATTCCACGAATTACAGGAAAATAAACTAATCGCGCAAACCTCAATACCAATAATTCTCCAACTTACTATAGAGTCAATGTTTATTTACCGTTACTTGATAGCATACTTCTAGATTTACAGTTCAGATTTTCTGATGAAACCTTAAACTCTTTTGaactaaatgtaaaaatacctagaaaactattaaataaaacaaagacagagttaacagtatcaataactAGTATACTGAGTTTTATGAAAGGGTTGCCCAACATAAATACTGTTGAAGAGTATGTccaattaatgaattttttttttcattaattggACATTCtcttcaaattttgaattttgggAGCTTAAATGGAAAGACGCAATCAAAAAGCAACAAGACCTATCTGAATAAGCGCTGGAAGCATACAAGCAATGTGATGGTAATGTCTTCCTTTAATTAAAGGTATTTTGCAACTACTTTGTACCCTTACTGTTAGCGTTGCTTCGGGAGAACggagtttttcagttttaaagaCTCAAAACTTGGTTAAGATCCAATATAGGACAAGAACGATTAAATGGCCTTGCTATGAAGCATATTCATAGAGATTgcatcataaatattaaaaagatttttgcatCTTCGAAAACTATAAAGctcaattttatattgtagtttattaataatagtctttattaaaaaaaaaagaatatactaaagaaaatattttgtctttGTTGCACATTACAGAGAGGGCCAGATAAACCTATAGGCAGACAAGACTGCAGCCTATGCACCATGATTTTTGCGCGCTCGATTTTTAAATGGGGTAtcatggaaaaaaaattgtagtatTTAGGAGTGTTTAGGGCCCCAAAAATTTTTTCTGCCTAGGGCTCTCAAGGATATAAATCCGTCCCTTATTACaggttaaatatttattttcaacgtttGATTTTTTCAAGATACTTATATACAGAtacattcaatatatttattagtaaacTTTTCTTAAATCATTCTaagtaaccaaaaaaaaaagtcacggcgttaatttttgttcaaaaatctcCGATTGTGGGTTTGAGCGTGTTTTCACACTTACTGTTATAGTAATTATATCTTGAGATTATAATTTCACATTGATAACATAATTTCTAATTggtattttcagaaaaatattacTCCAATTATAATTGTACTTCtgaatgaaaattaattattaaaaaactaaaaatctatatgtaaaataattttttaaatttaaaattttgtaaatcgccaaaattaaacaatctccaaaaataatttaaagaaattatgaaTTATAAGTAAtctaattagtaaa is a window of Hydra vulgaris chromosome 15, alternate assembly HydraT2T_AEP DNA encoding:
- the LOC136092056 gene encoding uncharacterized protein LOC136092056 is translated as MDETSLSTVQDGQIKIISARGKKRVGIMTSSERGNSVTAVVCVSAAGFYVPPMLIYKHKRMKPEITNGAPPGTVFSTQEKGWMSNEGFLDWLNHFIKVVKPLKQSKVLLILDGHVTHSKNLAAIYLARNAGVRMVSLPPHTTHRLQPLDVAFFGPLGTYYDEAMRKWMRSHITTSNNLASCRIIW